In the Leifsonia sp. 466MF genome, one interval contains:
- a CDS encoding aliphatic sulfonate ABC transporter substrate-binding protein, whose translation MRRRPTILTAAAGIVAAASLLLTGCVAGEGSASGATNSAGVTKGGTLNIDFATYNPLSLVIKKEGWLEKALKKQDITVNWVQSAGSNKANEALRSGAIDVGSTAGSAALLARSNGSQIKTIDIFSQPEWSAIVVGPNSTITSVKDLKGKQVAATKGTDPYFFLLQALEANGLSAKDVTIQNLQHADGWAALQNGSVDAWSGLDPIMANAEKSGAKLIYRNVKFNTYGFLNATESFLDSKPDVAQTVVNTYEYARAWAEKHPDETAKILSDVAGIDPAVATTVITERTNLDVSNIPGKAQLAVLKKVGPIFVESGDVKSQTDIDKALDSLLDPTFAKKADPSAIGG comes from the coding sequence ATGCGCCGCAGACCCACCATCCTGACCGCCGCCGCCGGTATCGTCGCGGCCGCCAGCCTGCTGCTGACCGGCTGCGTCGCCGGCGAGGGCTCCGCCTCCGGCGCCACCAACTCCGCCGGAGTGACGAAGGGCGGAACGCTCAACATCGACTTCGCGACCTACAACCCGCTCAGCCTCGTCATCAAGAAGGAGGGCTGGCTGGAGAAGGCCCTGAAGAAGCAGGACATCACGGTCAACTGGGTGCAGTCCGCCGGCTCCAACAAGGCGAACGAGGCGCTCCGCTCGGGCGCGATCGACGTCGGCTCGACCGCGGGCTCGGCCGCGCTGCTGGCCCGCTCGAACGGATCGCAGATCAAGACCATCGACATCTTCTCGCAGCCCGAGTGGTCGGCCATCGTCGTCGGCCCGAACTCGACCATCACGTCGGTGAAGGACCTCAAGGGCAAGCAGGTCGCGGCCACGAAGGGCACCGACCCGTACTTCTTCCTGCTGCAGGCGCTCGAGGCGAACGGTCTCTCGGCCAAGGATGTCACCATCCAGAACCTCCAGCACGCCGACGGCTGGGCGGCCCTGCAGAACGGCTCGGTCGACGCATGGAGCGGCCTCGACCCGATCATGGCCAACGCCGAGAAGTCGGGCGCGAAGCTCATCTACCGCAACGTGAAGTTCAACACCTACGGCTTCCTCAACGCCACGGAGTCGTTCCTCGACTCGAAGCCGGATGTCGCGCAGACCGTCGTGAACACCTACGAGTACGCCCGGGCCTGGGCCGAGAAGCACCCGGACGAGACGGCCAAGATCCTGTCCGACGTCGCCGGCATCGATCCCGCCGTCGCCACCACGGTGATCACCGAGCGCACCAACCTCGACGTGTCGAACATCCCCGGCAAGGCGCAGCTGGCCGTGCTGAAGAAGGTCGGCCCGATCTTCGTCGAGTCCGGCGACGTGAAGTCCCAGACCGACATCGACAAGGCGCTCGACTCGCTGCTCGACCCGACCTTCGCGAAGAAGGCCGACCCGAGCGCCATCGGAGGCTGA